A genomic region of Podarcis raffonei isolate rPodRaf1 chromosome 13, rPodRaf1.pri, whole genome shotgun sequence contains the following coding sequences:
- the LOC128400895 gene encoding zinc finger protein with KRAB and SCAN domains 7-like has product MAAGAPSAVPARSPPRWLGGPADGSVYLLLPVPAGRALVLTPESKNKVENPQEGGAQPRPISSSSSSGSGNKALQKGGSAKDQLTFCKGDLKDPMWALCGKTKSYKCPDCGKNYRRSTDLLRHQRTHTGERPYLCLDCGKSFSRSSILLEHQRIHTGEKPYKCSHCGQGFSQSSNCKQHERTHGKEKRSDPIHWGSPWQRTEVQRRGPKSLKRIDEGARAELGLGSQSPGGSSSWSSKMVMKYQKGHRMEKPYRCPECGKCFARSTDFIRHHITHTGEKPYTCVKCGKSFTRSSVLIEHQRIHTGERPYKCRLCGKGFSQNSNRNQHETIHQAKKSPDTS; this is encoded by the exons ATGGCGGCAGGGGCTCCCTCGGCTGTTCCTGCCCGCAGCCCCCCTCGGTGGCTCGGAGGCCCTGCTGACGGCTCCGTGTACCTCCTCCTGCCCGTCCCTGCTGGAAGAGCCCTGGTGCTAACACCAG AGAGCAAGAACAAAGTGGAAAACCCACAGGAAGGTGGTGCACAGCCACGTCCCATTTCCTCAAGTAGCTCCAGCGGGAGTGGAAATAAGGCGCTACAGAAAGGAGGCTCTGCGAAAGACCAGCTGACTTTTTGTAAAGGGGACTTGAAGGACCCTATGTGGGCCTTGTGTGGCAAAACAAAATCCTACAAATGCCCCGACTGCGGGAAAAATTACCGCAGGAGCACAGACCTCTTGAGGCACCAGAGGACCCACACGGGAGAAAGGCCTTATCTGTGCCTGgactgtgggaagagcttcagtcggagttcAATCCTCCTGGAGCACCAGAGAATCCATACAGGTGAGAAGCCATACAAATGCAGCCACTGTGGGCAAGGATTTAGCCAGAGCTCCAACTGTAAGCAGCATGAGAGAACTCATGGGAAGGAGAAAAGGAGCGACCCAATACACTGGGGATCACCTTGGCAAAGGACAGAGGTTCAGAGGCGTGGGCCTAAAAGCCTGAAAAGAATTGATGAAGGTGCGAGAGCTGAGCTTGGACTTGGATCTCAGTCTCCAGGGGGAAGTTCCTCATGGAGCTCAAAGATGGTGATGAAGTATCAGAAAGGCCATAGGATGGAGAAGCCCTACAGGTGCCCTGAGTGCGGGAAATGCTTTGCACGCAGCACGGATTTCATCCGGCACCACATTACCCACACAGGAGAAAAGCCCTATACGTGTGTGAAATGTGGCAAGAGTTTTACGCGCAGCTCGGTCCTCATTGAGCACCAGcgaatccacacgggagagaggCCCTACAAGTGTCGGCTGTGCGGAAAGGGCTTCAGTCAGAACTCTAACCGTAACCAGCACGAGACAATCCATCAGGCTAAGAAATCTCCTGACACTTCCTGA
- the PRR14 gene encoding proline-rich protein 14 isoform X2, which produces MEWPLLERTSEGNPQPMSHLERQIRRRKILIYRPSSEEQESSALLQKPLETGGACPLPCGDAELSPSKRQRLQQGPLRTAEQNGEVCGAAGETLWRVASPMEKQQRKMLAVNLEDFSTAQMLNDPQGDPQRSATSPCANPPQSAAVNEDRVSWSTKTQSSPVCRSSPPKGYPPSHREPQEKLDHARRQLWDKRVSLARCRASERLYAKRQHLQKGVSLAKGSEGTKTSLLEVAHQQILATSLEAGSLSQALVAGTGKEQPETSSARCGSDQLMLPRQSSPNGDTQTPRVPQDQCHQTDVSTEAPSWLPSASALLRPSSASRFRHWGLVPVFQSVRSKLEAFADIFLTPSKPAVQSTEGPPSLPPCPPGNEEQEAAQPRTPRQRVNIEVKIAISEPRPRKRSYHHEEEEEEEEMGDAVVSGRPPIRQWRLNEGDPAPQPRLGRSYSCPDVPGARLWQASPVALPLSAQLRQRRHTVCSLEVSRELGRPTPPCLRKEVYPFSTPPAHFLLGPSMHIPHCDGSPYASHVPSCCREPDTVHSRELSHSPDHGRRASGIGLDVVDSELLTSEQMMLSEVEMKVEQERVQPGGDLHQQELPHTHREEVI; this is translated from the exons ATGGAGTGGCCCCTCCTTGAACGAACATCTGAGGGGAACCCTCAGCCAATGTCACACTTGGAGAGGCAGATCAGACGGCGAAAAATCCTCATCTACAG GCCTTCCTCTGAGGAGCAGGAATCCTCAGCCCTGCTCCAGAAGCCCCTCGAGACAGGGGGGGCATGCCCCCTTCCATGTGGCGATGCCGAGCTGTCACCCAGCAAGAGGCAGCGACTTCAGCAAGGGCCACTCCGAACGGCAGAGCAGAACGGGGAAGTTTGCGGCGCGGCGGGAGAGACCTTGTGGCGGGTGGCCTCTCCCATGGAGAAGCAGCAGCGGAAGATGCTGGCTGTCAACCTGGAGGACTTTTCAACAGCCCAAATGCTT AATGATCCACAAGGGGATCCCCAAAGATCTGCCACATCTCCCTGTGCAAATCCCCCCCAGTCAGCAGCTGTGAATGAAGACAGAGTTTCCTGGTCAACAAAGACACAAAGTAGTCCAGTGTGCAG ATCGTCTCCCCCTAAGGGCTACCCTCCATCCCATCGAGAGCCTCAAGAGAAGTTGGACCACGCCCGCCGGCAACTGTGGGACAAGAGGGTGTCCCTCGCACGGTGTCGCGCTTCAGAGCGCCTGTACGCAAAGAGGCAGCACCTTCAGAAGGGGGTTTCCCTTGCAAAGGGGAGCGAGGGGACAAAGACCTCCCTGCTGGAAGTGGCTCATCAGCAAATCCTCGCCACCAGTTTGGAGGCTGGTTCCTTGAGCCAAGCTCTG GTTGCCGGCACTGGCAAGGAGCAGCCGGAGACCTCCTCAGCCCGCTGTGG GAGTGATCAGCTGATGCTGCCTCGCCAATCATCTCCAAATGGGGACACCCAAACCCCTCGAGTCCCACAAGACCAGTGTCATCAAACAG aTGTGTCCACTGAAGCTCCATCCTGGCTGCCTTCAGCATCTGCTCTCTTGCGTCCATCATCTGCCTCCCGTTTCCGGCACTGGGGTCTGGTCCCCGTCTTCCAGAGCGTGCGGTCCAAGCTGGAGGCCTTTGCTGACATCTTCCTGACCCCGTCCAAGCCAGCCGTGCAGTCCACCGAGGGGCCCCCGTCCCTGCCCCCTTGCCCGCCAGGGAATGAGGAGCAGGAGGCAGCCCAGCCGAGAACACCCCGCCAAAGAGTCAACATCGAGGTGAAAATCGCCATTTCAGAACCACGCCCCCGGAAGAGGAGCTACCAccacgaggaggaggaagaagaagaggagatggGTGACGCGGTGGTGAGCGGGCGGCCCCCTATCCGCCAGTGGCGCCTGAACGAAGGGGACCCGGCCCCTCAGCCCCGCCTTGGACGCAGCTACTCCTGCCCTGACGTCCCTGGTGCCCGCTTGTGGCAAGCCTCCCCCGTGGCCCTTCCGCTCTCTGCACAGCTGCGACAGCGTCGCCACACCGTCTGCAGCCTGGAAGTGTCCCGGGAGCTGGGCCGCCCCACCCCGCCCTGCCTGCGCAAGGAGGTGTATCCTTTCAGCACACCCCCCGCACACTTCTTGCTGGGTCCCTCCATGCACATTCCCCACTGTGATGGCTCCCCCTATGCCTCCCATGTGCCTTCCTGCTGCCGTGAACCAGACACCGTCCATTCCAG GGAGCTCTCTCACTCGCCCGATCATGGACGGAGGGCGTCTGGGATTGGCTTGGACGTGGTCGACTCAGAGTTGCTCACGTCGGAGCAGATGATGCTTTCAGAAGTTGAGATGAAG GTTGAACAAGAAAGAGTTCAGCCTGGAGGAGATCTACACCAACAAGAACTACCGCACACCCACAGAGAAGAG GTCATTTGA
- the PRR14 gene encoding proline-rich protein 14 isoform X1, translating to MEWPLLERTSEGNPQPMSHLERQIRRRKILIYRPSSEEQESSALLQKPLETGGACPLPCGDAELSPSKRQRLQQGPLRTAEQNGEVCGAAGETLWRVASPMEKQQRKMLAVNLEDFSTAQMLNDPQGDPQRSATSPCANPPQSAAVNEDRVSWSTKTQSSPVCRSSPPKGYPPSHREPQEKLDHARRQLWDKRVSLARCRASERLYAKRQHLQKGVSLAKGSEGTKTSLLEVAHQQILATSLEAGSLSQALVAGTGKEQPETSSARCGSDQLMLPRQSSPNGDTQTPRVPQDQCHQTDVSTEAPSWLPSASALLRPSSASRFRHWGLVPVFQSVRSKLEAFADIFLTPSKPAVQSTEGPPSLPPCPPGNEEQEAAQPRTPRQRVNIEVKIAISEPRPRKRSYHHEEEEEEEEMGDAVVSGRPPIRQWRLNEGDPAPQPRLGRSYSCPDVPGARLWQASPVALPLSAQLRQRRHTVCSLEVSRELGRPTPPCLRKEVYPFSTPPAHFLLGPSMHIPHCDGSPYASHVPSCCREPDTVHSRELSHSPDHGRRASGIGLDVVDSELLTSEQMMLSEVEMKGSQDNTVGKVSSIRIRKTPSKQQANLTPMGLPRPVRLNKKEFSLEEIYTNKNYRTPTEKRSFETIFEVPLERNGALIFTSQRKLKRAMEFQEGGLPRKQRKAHSRRSRRAAGGRRVKKPQSPELEEKLQQRLAELDALFEGEEC from the exons ATGGAGTGGCCCCTCCTTGAACGAACATCTGAGGGGAACCCTCAGCCAATGTCACACTTGGAGAGGCAGATCAGACGGCGAAAAATCCTCATCTACAG GCCTTCCTCTGAGGAGCAGGAATCCTCAGCCCTGCTCCAGAAGCCCCTCGAGACAGGGGGGGCATGCCCCCTTCCATGTGGCGATGCCGAGCTGTCACCCAGCAAGAGGCAGCGACTTCAGCAAGGGCCACTCCGAACGGCAGAGCAGAACGGGGAAGTTTGCGGCGCGGCGGGAGAGACCTTGTGGCGGGTGGCCTCTCCCATGGAGAAGCAGCAGCGGAAGATGCTGGCTGTCAACCTGGAGGACTTTTCAACAGCCCAAATGCTT AATGATCCACAAGGGGATCCCCAAAGATCTGCCACATCTCCCTGTGCAAATCCCCCCCAGTCAGCAGCTGTGAATGAAGACAGAGTTTCCTGGTCAACAAAGACACAAAGTAGTCCAGTGTGCAG ATCGTCTCCCCCTAAGGGCTACCCTCCATCCCATCGAGAGCCTCAAGAGAAGTTGGACCACGCCCGCCGGCAACTGTGGGACAAGAGGGTGTCCCTCGCACGGTGTCGCGCTTCAGAGCGCCTGTACGCAAAGAGGCAGCACCTTCAGAAGGGGGTTTCCCTTGCAAAGGGGAGCGAGGGGACAAAGACCTCCCTGCTGGAAGTGGCTCATCAGCAAATCCTCGCCACCAGTTTGGAGGCTGGTTCCTTGAGCCAAGCTCTG GTTGCCGGCACTGGCAAGGAGCAGCCGGAGACCTCCTCAGCCCGCTGTGG GAGTGATCAGCTGATGCTGCCTCGCCAATCATCTCCAAATGGGGACACCCAAACCCCTCGAGTCCCACAAGACCAGTGTCATCAAACAG aTGTGTCCACTGAAGCTCCATCCTGGCTGCCTTCAGCATCTGCTCTCTTGCGTCCATCATCTGCCTCCCGTTTCCGGCACTGGGGTCTGGTCCCCGTCTTCCAGAGCGTGCGGTCCAAGCTGGAGGCCTTTGCTGACATCTTCCTGACCCCGTCCAAGCCAGCCGTGCAGTCCACCGAGGGGCCCCCGTCCCTGCCCCCTTGCCCGCCAGGGAATGAGGAGCAGGAGGCAGCCCAGCCGAGAACACCCCGCCAAAGAGTCAACATCGAGGTGAAAATCGCCATTTCAGAACCACGCCCCCGGAAGAGGAGCTACCAccacgaggaggaggaagaagaagaggagatggGTGACGCGGTGGTGAGCGGGCGGCCCCCTATCCGCCAGTGGCGCCTGAACGAAGGGGACCCGGCCCCTCAGCCCCGCCTTGGACGCAGCTACTCCTGCCCTGACGTCCCTGGTGCCCGCTTGTGGCAAGCCTCCCCCGTGGCCCTTCCGCTCTCTGCACAGCTGCGACAGCGTCGCCACACCGTCTGCAGCCTGGAAGTGTCCCGGGAGCTGGGCCGCCCCACCCCGCCCTGCCTGCGCAAGGAGGTGTATCCTTTCAGCACACCCCCCGCACACTTCTTGCTGGGTCCCTCCATGCACATTCCCCACTGTGATGGCTCCCCCTATGCCTCCCATGTGCCTTCCTGCTGCCGTGAACCAGACACCGTCCATTCCAG GGAGCTCTCTCACTCGCCCGATCATGGACGGAGGGCGTCTGGGATTGGCTTGGACGTGGTCGACTCAGAGTTGCTCACGTCGGAGCAGATGATGCTTTCAGAAGTTGAGATGAAG GGATCCCAAGACAACACCGTAGGGAAGGTGTCCTCCATAAGGATCCGCAAGACACCGTCCAAGCAGCAAGCAAATCTCACTCCCATGGGGCTTCCCCGGCCTGTCAG GTTGAACAAGAAAGAGTTCAGCCTGGAGGAGATCTACACCAACAAGAACTACCGCACACCCACAGAGAAGAG GTCATTTGAGACCATCTTTGAGGTGCCTCTGGAACGCAACGGAGCGCTCATTTTCACCAGCCAGCGCAAGCTGAAGCGGGCCATGGAATTCCAGGAGGGAGGCCTCCCTCGCAAGCAGCGCAAAGCCCACTCCCGAAGGAGTCGCAGGGCAGCAGGAGGGCGGAGGGTAAAGAAGCCCCAGAGTCCagagctggaggagaagctgcagCAGCGGCTGGCTGAACTGGATGCCCTGTTTGAGGGAGAAGAATGCTGA